ACTTTCCACATATGCAACTTGTGCGCGCGCGACACGTGATGTCCCGACCTCATCCGAGAGCTTTCGATACTTCGCGGCAAGCGGTTCGCCACTGTCGAGGATCTGGCCCAGGGTGATCATGCGAGAGGCCGACCCAATGACGCCGTGCTCGCGCAGTTGAGAGGCCGTGCAGGGATACATTGCTGAAGCCGCCCATCCGCCCAGTTCCTCCGTTGCCGCCCGCACGAGGGCTTCCGCGCGGCGCGCATTGCCCACCTCTATGAGGATCCGCTCTCCGTTGGCTCCCATCAACGCAACCGGCCCGATGTTTACGCCGGCAGCGTTCAGGGTCGTCTGGCTGATCAACGGAAACACCCGTCCCATGGGATCCGCATCCACAACCGGAATGCCGGCCTGCAAGGCCGTCAACATGGGGACGATCGCGTTCAAGTTCGCGGCGGCCAGAGGAAAGATCGCAGCGGCTCGACGTCCGATCGCGCGTTCGACCGCCGCGAGACAACCCAGCATTTCGTCGCCACACGGCGGCATTTCGGCCATCAGCAATCCCTGAGAGACGAGTCCGACGGCGACGACAAGGTCATCTGGTGCAAGATCGTCTAGAGAAGCGAGCATCAGAGAGCGAGAAGTCATCGCATTCCGGGTCATGTCCGCGTACATCAACATTGTCGTCGGATCGATCGAGCACGCGAGAAATTGAGCGCCCAGCGCAACGCGGTCGACATCTTCCGGTGACAACGCCTTCATGTTGTCGCTCCCGCTCGAGCAGTGGTTTCCACCCAATCCCCGATGACCCGAGCGCGAATGCGAACGACATGGCGACTGCCGTACGCCAAGGTGTACGCGGTTGACTCAACCACTCGTGTCGACTCGGGGGCTGCTCCCCAGTGCACAATCTGCGACCGAAGATCTTCCTGTGTCGCTCGCAGCCAGCCGTCAAGTTCATCTGTGGCGGACGCATGACCCAGGAAGTCGGACCATGCGCTGAGCGGTGCGATAGCGGCTCCGAGCGCGGTCAGGTCGACACGTGTGCGCACCGTCGACTCGAGATCGCTGCGCAGCAACACCTTGTCGCTCGATCGAGAATCGATAACCGCCGCTGGCCTCTCCGGTTCACCGAGGAGCGACGGCGAATACGGGTCGATGCGCGCAGCATTGCACGCGAGAGCGGGCTCGCGACCACGTCGAATGACTGTGTGTGTAGCCGGGACGCCTTCATGGACACGACCGGCCCGAACACCCGCGTCATCCACGATGACCACTTCGCCCTCATTGACGCCGGCCAGATGTCGAGCACCCATCAAACCGAGTGCTGGGCTGGCGTGTAGGGCCTGAACTGGCGTTGCCCCCAATCGACGAATAGGAACGCGCCCCCCGTCGCTCACGGCGAAATAGACGAGCGCTCCCGGAAGGTGCGCCCGCGCGGCCTGTTCTATTTGTGCTGCAAGTTGATCTCCTGAGGAGACGAGACACGCATTCACGGCCGCGGTGTAGTCACGATCGCGAAAGGAGTTCGAGAAGAATTCGTTCGAAAGCGTCACCCGAGCGAAGGGAAATGCAGACAAGAGCGCGTCAGCGGCCTGCTGCTCATGCTCCGGATTCGCCACCGACCCAACTGCCGTCACGGACGCGACGAGCTCGGTCTCCGATGGATAGCCGCTGAGCGCTGCGGCTAGTGCCCCCACATCGAGGTCCATAAGGGGCCGGCCACGCATATCGTGTCCGCCCGCCACATCGATGACCGTGAGTCGACTACCGCGCAGATCGTGAGGCACCGGCAGCTCATGTAGCGGATCGGCGGCCGGACGAGGACTGATCCTGACGGCGACGACCTGCCGCTCCCGCTCCATCGCGAGGAGGCCTCCGAGATCGACGGTGACCGAGCGGATCTCGGCGGCCGACCGGTGCGCGATCCAGTCGAGCAACTCGGGGAATGGATCTTCTTGACTGATGGAATGCGAATACTCCCCGGCAACTTCTCCGTCGCCGTCGACGGCGACAACCGAGCACCGGTCTTTCTCGAGTCGGATTCCCGCGCGCACGTCAAACCACGGCCTGCAAGGTCAACGGTGATCGCGGCATAGTAAGAGCACCTAGCTCAAGAGTTTCGCTTCTTGAAGAACAGGCTATCGGCCGCGATAGCGATGAGAATCAGAGCCCCTGTGACAACCTGCTGATAGGTCGTGTCCCACTGGAGCAGATTGAACCCGTTGGCGATCACCGTCAGGATCATTACTCCGACAAAGGCCCGCCACACCGCACCCTGACCGCCCATGATGCTCGTGCCACCGATCACGACCGCGGCGATCGCCGTCAGTTCTAGGCCCGTGGCCATCCCGGGTTGTGCCGAGCCAGCCCGCGAGATCATCACGAGTCCGGCGAGCGCCGAACACGCCCCGCTGATCGCGAATACTCCGATCCTGACGGCACCGGTACGGATCCCGCTCAGTCTCGCCGCCTCGGCGTTGCCGCCCACCGCATAGATTCGGCGCCCATACGTGGTTTTTGCGAGCATGAGGCCGAACACGACAACAGTGACGCCGAACAAGATGGACGCCCAGGTCAGACCGAATGGCCCCCGCTCAGCAAAAATGCGGAACGATCCGGCGATCTCGGCCGGGGGCGACACAATGGCGCCCGCCGTGAGCACGATGGCGAGCCCGCGATAAATGATGCTAATCGCCAAAGTGCCAATGAACGAGTTGACCTTCGTGGAGACGATGATGAGCCCTGTAATGGCGCCCAAGAGAGTTCCGGCCACGATGGCACCGATAAATCCGGCAGCGAAACCGAATGTCTGCGAGATCCAGATTCCGGTGATCGCGGAGACGGCCAGGGTCGCCGTCGCGGACAAGTCGAATACCCCGCTGATGATGCACAATGTGGCGCCGACGGCGAGGAGGCCGACCACGGTCGCCTGATCAATGAGGTTGATGAGGTTTCCCGGGGTGAGGAAGGTGGTGGTACTCACCGAGAGCGCCAGCACAATCGCGAGCAAGCCGAAAGCGATGCCGAAGTCGCGGAGTTTGGACTGGAGGCGTTTCACGCCCCAGGGCTTGTCCGAGCGTTCGGACGTGGGTGGGAGCAGAGCGGTCATCCGAGACTCATTTCGTGAATGCGGAGGTGAGGATGTCAGAGGGCTGTGCCGAACGATCGAACTCGTCGACGATGCGGCCATGCCGCATTACAAGCACACGATGCGAGAGGCGGATCACCTCATCGAGCTCAGAGCTGACCACGAGAACCGCAGTGCCGCGTTCGGCGAGGTCTCGAATGAGACTGTGGATACGCGCTTTGGCGGCAACGTCGACGCCCCTCGTCGGCTCGTCCACCATCAGGAGCGCGGGTGGATGGAGTAGCCACCGGGCAAACAGCGCTTTTTGCTGATTCCCGCCGGACAAGTCAACAGTCAGAGTGTCGGGGCCAACGCCACGAAGGTCAACGTCAACAGACACGGTGTCGACGGCGACTTTCTCCTCCCGCCGTCGCACCCAGCCGCCAAAAGATCTCTTCGCCAATGTGCCGAGAGCAACGTTCTCGGTTACGGAGCGACCGAGCAGTAAACCCTGATCCTTGCGCGACTCGGGTACCAGAGCCATTCCGCTCGCGATTGCTGATGACACGGAATTTTCTTTCACCGCATCACCCCGAATGAGGATGGTGCCGGCACGACGCGGCTCGGCACCGAGGAGGCCGAGCAGCACATCGCTTCGGCCGCTGCCCACAAGGCCGGCGAGACCGAGGATCTCACCTTGGCGCAGTGTGAACGAGATGTCGTGGACATGCCGTGTTTCGAGCCCCTGGACCTCGACGACGATCTCCGCGAGCGACGACACCTCGGCGGGAGGGTGATCGATGGGGTCGACCTCGCGTCCGATCATGAGCGAGACAATCGAGGTGGGTGTGTACGCAGAAGACGCGCCTGTCTCGATGAGCTTGCCGTCGCGAAGGACTGTCACCCGGTCGGCGAGACCGAGCACTTCTTCGAGGAAGTGGGAGACGATGATGATTGTTGTGCCCCGGTCGGCAATTTCTCTGACAACCCGCAACAACTGCGCTTTCTCGACCTCGTTCAGCGCGGCAGTCGGCTCGTCCATGCACAGCACCCGGGCACCGCGCGCCAGCGCCTTGAGAATTTCTACCTGCTGCTGAAGCCCGAGAGGGAGATCGCCAACGATGGCATCTGGATCGAGTGTGAACCCAGTCTGTTCGAGCAGCTCCTCAAAACGAACTCGATCAGCGGCGAGATGTGCAAAGCCAGCCCGATGCGACCAGCGCCCAAGCATGACGTTCTCCAGCACCGAGCGCTGAGGAATGACCGCGAGCTCTTGACTGATGAGGGTGATGCCGTGATGAATCGCGTCACGCGGGGAGCCCAGGGCGACGGGCTCACCGTCGAGAAGGAGCGAACCGGAGGTCGCCGCGATCGCGCCGCCCAGTATTTTCAGCAGAGTACTTTTACCCGCGCCGTTTTCCCCCAAGATCGCATGGATCTCGCCCGCACCGATGGTGAGATCGACATTGTCGAGCACGGTGGTCGATCCGTAAGCCTTCGAGGCTCCGCGCACCTCGATTCGCGCTACTGACGTCGATGCGACGTCAGCGTCGTGCTCTGCATGAGACATGGAGAACTCCTCGACGGGAGGGAGCCGCCCGTGTGGGCGGCTCCCTGAGCGTACCTAGTCGGTGTACCCGGCAGTGAAGTCAACCGCGTCGAGGGCGGCCTTGGTTCCTCTGCCCCTGTTCGGGGCAAGCGTCGTCTGGTCGAGAGACATCTCAACCGTTTCTCCGCGAGCGAGAGCGAGTCCGAGCTCGGTCGCTTTCCTGCCGTTGGCAACGACATCCTGCACGAACACCGCGAACCAGTCTCCGTTGCGAACCGACTCGACGTTCGTCTGTGAGGCACCGTTACCGATGAACAGCACATCCGAGTCGCCTGCCACGTCGGCCGCGCCGACGATCGCGGGCGAAGCGCCGATAACGACGTCGACATCAGGGTTCGCCTGCAGGACGTTCTGGAAGGCAGCGCGACCACTGTCGGCCGCGTATCCGCCTTCCACACTGGCGACAAGCTCAATCGTGTCGTCGGTAGCGAGCGTTGCCTTTACCGCCTCGGTGCGAGCGTTGTCGAGCGGAAGCGCGCGGAAGCCCTCGAGGTAGGCGACCTGGCACGGCTTCGCCTCGACCGTCGCGCACGCTTCGATACCCAGCTCTGCCAGTGCAACGCCATTGTCAGTTGGCAGCTCTACGGTGCTGATGGCGCCGTCGACCTGCGGCTCGATCGTCGTTAAGTCGGGACCGACCACCGAAAACTCAACAACAACCGTAATTCCGGCGTCGACGGCTTCTTGAAGCGGGGCCTGAAGCGCCACATTGTCATTGGCCTGGATGACAATCACGTCGAACTGGCGCGAGGTGATCGCGTCACGAACCTGCTGAACCTGCGCCTGGCCGTCGAAAGCTCCGTCGACGAAGGTAGCCGTCGCATTGTTCTCTGCGGCGGCCTGCTCGACGCCAACGAACGTGCCCTGTGCGAACCCGTTGATGGCGGCAAATCCGAAGAATCCGACCGAGAGCGTCTCCTGCTCGGAACTCGGCGACTCTGGGGCCGCTGGTGCTGGGGCCGGCGCCTCTGCAGCTCCGGAACATCCGGAGAGGAACAGTGCGGCGCCGAGCGCCCCGGCTACTAATGATGCAAATCGTGTCTTCATGATCTAGTCCTTCTCTTGCGTGATGGGGGTGGACGGATAGTGCAACTCAGCGAACTCAGGAGTGATGTAGCCGTTGGCGATGTCATCGGCCACTGCCTGAGCGTCTCGCTGCTGAGGGTCGCCGTAGCCGCCACCCCCACCGACAGCAAGGCGTACGACATCGCCCGCTTTCATCGGCCGAGCGTTGGCTTTCAGCGTGCGTACTTCATCAGCGCGTCCTGGATTAATGACGACCTCAGGGCCGGCGGAGTCACACCCTCCGAAAAGGCCCCAGGCAGGGGTGATTGATCGCTCGAACCACAAACCGACGACGCAGTCTGAAAGGAATTCGTACTCCCGCACGACGCCGTTGCCCCCACGCCACCGACCAGGACCGCCCGAATTAGGCCGAATCGAGTACTCAGTGATCCTGAGCGGGAACCGCGTCTCCATCATCTCGATCGGCAGGTCCCGCAGTGAACCGTTGACGTTGTTGATGAGGGCGGATTCGCCATCCGATCCCTCCCAGGCACCCCAGCCGCCGAGCGTCGCCTCGATCGACACGAAGTTACGCCCGACGCGGGGATCAAGGCCCGCGACAGTGATGATCATCGAGTCACCGTGACTCGCCGCTGCCACCCTGTCGGGCAGCGCGGGCGCCAACGCCCGAGAGACGAGGTCGATAAGCAAGCCCAGGTGGGAGAAATACCATTGACAGGCCGCGGGCGCGACAGCTCCCAGGACGGAACCGCTGCGTACTTGCGTGGTCATGGGGCGGAAGGAGCCGCCATTGGAATTCGCGTGAGGGCTAATCAACAGTTTGTAGCCGACGCGGAGCCCCGAGATGGCCTGGGCGACGCCACAGTTCACCGGCCCGCGTGTCTGATCTGCTGACTCGGTGACGTCGAAGTCGATGCTGTCGCCGACCACAGTGATGCGCAGCTTGATCGGTACCGGGCGATCCAAGTCGATTCCATCGTTGTCGAGAACACCCTCGGCCTCGTAGATCCCGTCGGGGATCGCCGCGACAGCCTCGCGCTCAAGCACCTCCGTCTGACGGAAGATCTCCTCGCTCGCGGCCTGGAGGACGTCGATCCCGTAACGTCCGACGAGCTCGGTCATCCGGTTCATGCCCATTCGGAGCGCGGCGATCATTGCATTCATGTCGCCGATCGTCTGATAGGGGAAACGAACGTTCGTCTTGATGAGATCAATGACCGAGGTT
The sequence above is a segment of the Microcella alkaliphila genome. Coding sequences within it:
- a CDS encoding DUF917 domain-containing protein → MKALSPEDVDRVALGAQFLACSIDPTTMLMYADMTRNAMTSRSLMLASLDDLAPDDLVVAVGLVSQGLLMAEMPPCGDEMLGCLAAVERAIGRRAAAIFPLAAANLNAIVPMLTALQAGIPVVDADPMGRVFPLISQTTLNAAGVNIGPVALMGANGERILIEVGNARRAEALVRAATEELGGWAASAMYPCTASQLREHGVIGSASRMITLGQILDSGEPLAAKYRKLSDEVGTSRVARAQVAYVESSFGPSDVALPAQPSSVTLTDDGNGRIVRIEIQNEILMVLVDGAVAAAVPDIITLIDPEKASVVSLDDVRVGDVLDVLKTPADPKWYESDGLALVGPAAFGLNFTETKQ
- a CDS encoding hydantoinase/oxoprolinase family protein yields the protein MRAGIRLEKDRCSVVAVDGDGEVAGEYSHSISQEDPFPELLDWIAHRSAAEIRSVTVDLGGLLAMERERQVVAVRISPRPAADPLHELPVPHDLRGSRLTVIDVAGGHDMRGRPLMDLDVGALAAALSGYPSETELVASVTAVGSVANPEHEQQAADALLSAFPFARVTLSNEFFSNSFRDRDYTAAVNACLVSSGDQLAAQIEQAARAHLPGALVYFAVSDGGRVPIRRLGATPVQALHASPALGLMGARHLAGVNEGEVVIVDDAGVRAGRVHEGVPATHTVIRRGREPALACNAARIDPYSPSLLGEPERPAAVIDSRSSDKVLLRSDLESTVRTRVDLTALGAAIAPLSAWSDFLGHASATDELDGWLRATQEDLRSQIVHWGAAPESTRVVESTAYTLAYGSRHVVRIRARVIGDWVETTARAGATT
- a CDS encoding ABC transporter permease, producing the protein MAASSTSSIVRHSPLTSSPPHSRNESRMTALLPPTSERSDKPWGVKRLQSKLRDFGIAFGLLAIVLALSVSTTTFLTPGNLINLIDQATVVGLLAVGATLCIISGVFDLSATATLAVSAITGIWISQTFGFAAGFIGAIVAGTLLGAITGLIIVSTKVNSFIGTLAISIIYRGLAIVLTAGAIVSPPAEIAGSFRIFAERGPFGLTWASILFGVTVVVFGLMLAKTTYGRRIYAVGGNAEAARLSGIRTGAVRIGVFAISGACSALAGLVMISRAGSAQPGMATGLELTAIAAVVIGGTSIMGGQGAVWRAFVGVMILTVIANGFNLLQWDTTYQQVVTGALILIAIAADSLFFKKRNS
- a CDS encoding sugar ABC transporter ATP-binding protein, with translation MSHAEHDADVASTSVARIEVRGASKAYGSTTVLDNVDLTIGAGEIHAILGENGAGKSTLLKILGGAIAATSGSLLLDGEPVALGSPRDAIHHGITLISQELAVIPQRSVLENVMLGRWSHRAGFAHLAADRVRFEELLEQTGFTLDPDAIVGDLPLGLQQQVEILKALARGARVLCMDEPTAALNEVEKAQLLRVVREIADRGTTIIIVSHFLEEVLGLADRVTVLRDGKLIETGASSAYTPTSIVSLMIGREVDPIDHPPAEVSSLAEIVVEVQGLETRHVHDISFTLRQGEILGLAGLVGSGRSDVLLGLLGAEPRRAGTILIRGDAVKENSVSSAIASGMALVPESRKDQGLLLGRSVTENVALGTLAKRSFGGWVRRREEKVAVDTVSVDVDLRGVGPDTLTVDLSGGNQQKALFARWLLHPPALLMVDEPTRGVDVAAKARIHSLIRDLAERGTAVLVVSSELDEVIRLSHRVLVMRHGRIVDEFDRSAQPSDILTSAFTK
- a CDS encoding sugar ABC transporter substrate-binding protein, with product MKTRFASLVAGALGAALFLSGCSGAAEAPAPAPAAPESPSSEQETLSVGFFGFAAINGFAQGTFVGVEQAAAENNATATFVDGAFDGQAQVQQVRDAITSRQFDVIVIQANDNVALQAPLQEAVDAGITVVVEFSVVGPDLTTIEPQVDGAISTVELPTDNGVALAELGIEACATVEAKPCQVAYLEGFRALPLDNARTEAVKATLATDDTIELVASVEGGYAADSGRAAFQNVLQANPDVDVVIGASPAIVGAADVAGDSDVLFIGNGASQTNVESVRNGDWFAVFVQDVVANGRKATELGLALARGETVEMSLDQTTLAPNRGRGTKAALDAVDFTAGYTD
- a CDS encoding hydantoinase B/oxoprolinase family protein — its product is MATSTMEALDPVTVEIIRNALTSAADDMNATLIRSAYSPIIYEGGDCVVAILDTQHRVLGQSAGLPLFLGNLEYCSIAVEQQFGVEVWKEGDIWILNDSYLGGTHLNDVTIFAPIFTDGMLVGFAATRAHWMDMGSKDVGGSMDSVDIFQEGFRMGPVKLIEGGAETSVIDLIKTNVRFPYQTIGDMNAMIAALRMGMNRMTELVGRYGIDVLQAASEEIFRQTEVLEREAVAAIPDGIYEAEGVLDNDGIDLDRPVPIKLRITVVGDSIDFDVTESADQTRGPVNCGVAQAISGLRVGYKLLISPHANSNGGSFRPMTTQVRSGSVLGAVAPAACQWYFSHLGLLIDLVSRALAPALPDRVAAASHGDSMIITVAGLDPRVGRNFVSIEATLGGWGAWEGSDGESALINNVNGSLRDLPIEMMETRFPLRITEYSIRPNSGGPGRWRGGNGVVREYEFLSDCVVGLWFERSITPAWGLFGGCDSAGPEVVINPGRADEVRTLKANARPMKAGDVVRLAVGGGGGYGDPQQRDAQAVADDIANGYITPEFAELHYPSTPITQEKD